The Anabas testudineus chromosome 11, fAnaTes1.2, whole genome shotgun sequence genome has a segment encoding these proteins:
- the LOC113154025 gene encoding fMet-Leu-Phe receptor-like isoform X1: MDKQTRKQMFVVDNLISASELDNKQENRQRLEGGVAFYSHTMSPNDSLSVHILKSSKNDQTTVDIDAIMEYVTIVLYSLTVVLGITGNSVVIWVAGFKLKPKVTNVWLVNLAIADLIFCFTRVFSLIKKLFFDHWPFGIFICKFNGFFKYANMFCSVFLLAVISLDRALCVWQPIATKRRRTMWAARVVAVCVWITAAAFSTPYFVYRQVYPGKNNLSKCSVDPKDAVAGDRSGKEILYSIRFLCGFMLPFMVVLICYILAGIGIRRTRLSGKSRPLRILASLVIAFFVCWAPYHCLLLVKMVDNKNKVVKIWSPVATGIAYFNSCINPLLYFCLGLDVRGRFRQSLAGVYKRALEDDVDGQTTQSNERSLDESSLSRNITALGAGKSQTEVNVAKF; this comes from the exons ATGGACAAACAAACTAGAAAGCAGATGTTTGTGGTGGATAACTTGATTTCAGCAAGCGAGCTagacaacaaacaagaaaacagacaaaggcTCGAGGGTGGCGTAGCATTTTACAG CCACACAATGTCTCCAAATGACTCTCTGTCAGTCCACATCCTCAAGTCCTCCAAGAATGACCAGACGACAGTGGACATTGACGCTATTATGGAATACGTCACCATCGTCCTCTACTCACTGACTGTCGTGCTCGGCATCACAGGGAACTCTGTGGTGATCTGGGTGGCTGGATTTAAGCTCAAG CCGAAGGTGACCAATGTGTGGCTGGTGAATCTGGCGATAGCAGACTTGATCTTCTGCTTCACACGAGTCTTCTCCCTCATTAAGAAGCTCTTCTTTGACCACTGGCCTTTTGGCATCTTCATCTGCAAGTTCAACGGCTTCTTCAAATACGCCAACATGTTCTGCTCCGTCTTTCTTCTAGCTGTGATCAGTTTGGACCGAGCACTCTGTGTCTGGCAGCCCATTGCCACCAAACGACGCCGCACAATGTGGGCTGCGAGGGTGGTGGCTGTCTGTGTTTGGATCACTGCGGCAGCTTTCAGCACTCCCTATTTTGTCTACCGTCAGGTCTATCCAGGAAAGAACAACCTGAGTAAGTGCTCGGTTGATCCAAAGGACGCAGTGGCAGGGGATAGGAGCGGTAAAGAGATTCTCTACTCCATCCGCTTTCTGTGTGGCTTCATGTTGCCATTCATGGTCGTCCTCATCTGTTACATCCTGGCTGGAATTGGAATCAGACGCACCCGCCTGTCAGGAAAATCGCGGCCTCTACGTATACTAGCATCATTAGTTATTGCGTTCTTTGTGTGCTGGGCGCCTTACCACTGCCTCCTGCTGGTAAAGATGGTGGACAACAAGAACAAGGTGGTAAAGATCTGGTCTCCTGTTGCAACAGGCATCGCCTACTTTAACAGCTGTATAAACCCCCTGTTGTACTTCTGCTTGGGGCTGGATGTGAGGGGGCGGTTCAGACAGAGTCTGGCAGGGGTTTACAAGAGAGCTTTAGAGGACGATGTGGATGGACAGACAACCCAGTCCAACGAACGGTCTTTGGACGAGAGTAGCCTGTCAAGAAATATTACTGCTCTGGGAGCAGGAAAGAGTCAGACAGAAGTCAATGTAGCTAAATTCTGA
- the LOC113154025 gene encoding C3a anaphylatoxin chemotactic receptor-like isoform X2, with amino-acid sequence MSPNDSLSVHILKSSKNDQTTVDIDAIMEYVTIVLYSLTVVLGITGNSVVIWVAGFKLKPKVTNVWLVNLAIADLIFCFTRVFSLIKKLFFDHWPFGIFICKFNGFFKYANMFCSVFLLAVISLDRALCVWQPIATKRRRTMWAARVVAVCVWITAAAFSTPYFVYRQVYPGKNNLSKCSVDPKDAVAGDRSGKEILYSIRFLCGFMLPFMVVLICYILAGIGIRRTRLSGKSRPLRILASLVIAFFVCWAPYHCLLLVKMVDNKNKVVKIWSPVATGIAYFNSCINPLLYFCLGLDVRGRFRQSLAGVYKRALEDDVDGQTTQSNERSLDESSLSRNITALGAGKSQTEVNVAKF; translated from the exons ATGTCTCCAAATGACTCTCTGTCAGTCCACATCCTCAAGTCCTCCAAGAATGACCAGACGACAGTGGACATTGACGCTATTATGGAATACGTCACCATCGTCCTCTACTCACTGACTGTCGTGCTCGGCATCACAGGGAACTCTGTGGTGATCTGGGTGGCTGGATTTAAGCTCAAG CCGAAGGTGACCAATGTGTGGCTGGTGAATCTGGCGATAGCAGACTTGATCTTCTGCTTCACACGAGTCTTCTCCCTCATTAAGAAGCTCTTCTTTGACCACTGGCCTTTTGGCATCTTCATCTGCAAGTTCAACGGCTTCTTCAAATACGCCAACATGTTCTGCTCCGTCTTTCTTCTAGCTGTGATCAGTTTGGACCGAGCACTCTGTGTCTGGCAGCCCATTGCCACCAAACGACGCCGCACAATGTGGGCTGCGAGGGTGGTGGCTGTCTGTGTTTGGATCACTGCGGCAGCTTTCAGCACTCCCTATTTTGTCTACCGTCAGGTCTATCCAGGAAAGAACAACCTGAGTAAGTGCTCGGTTGATCCAAAGGACGCAGTGGCAGGGGATAGGAGCGGTAAAGAGATTCTCTACTCCATCCGCTTTCTGTGTGGCTTCATGTTGCCATTCATGGTCGTCCTCATCTGTTACATCCTGGCTGGAATTGGAATCAGACGCACCCGCCTGTCAGGAAAATCGCGGCCTCTACGTATACTAGCATCATTAGTTATTGCGTTCTTTGTGTGCTGGGCGCCTTACCACTGCCTCCTGCTGGTAAAGATGGTGGACAACAAGAACAAGGTGGTAAAGATCTGGTCTCCTGTTGCAACAGGCATCGCCTACTTTAACAGCTGTATAAACCCCCTGTTGTACTTCTGCTTGGGGCTGGATGTGAGGGGGCGGTTCAGACAGAGTCTGGCAGGGGTTTACAAGAGAGCTTTAGAGGACGATGTGGATGGACAGACAACCCAGTCCAACGAACGGTCTTTGGACGAGAGTAGCCTGTCAAGAAATATTACTGCTCTGGGAGCAGGAAAGAGTCAGACAGAAGTCAATGTAGCTAAATTCTGA
- the LOC113154013 gene encoding LOW QUALITY PROTEIN: chitin synthase chs-1-like (The sequence of the model RefSeq protein was modified relative to this genomic sequence to represent the inferred CDS: deleted 1 base in 1 codon), giving the protein MDEDRTLPKRPWDTCRELPVIEDEQTPWKLIQILKTFSFCVVAVFVFGLALCSKTSFLLLITLSNEGTKTLLAEQKPVALLCIGCSLIASSVLLLLKSIWKACYKSSKLPAKKTLSMVLFLEFLVSLGAAILTIVAMPHLDIVTNVTILNGVALLSALLQVIAQCTAKERNRFLGPSIAAFVLIVLGYVLFLTLYIKKNPTDMKMAMWVGLAVGGSFLVSFNWWENYFRNISENSSSAFLKELCIDMRRSQNILHILSSLLRIMVTACVLGAYVPLSKMHWDIVTTIPSFETRVIVITVGVQLISSALCHWFALAACKMHALRQCFILPLYLASLAVMALFVIPVIVYYQDYRISLNGAANFTHYCNVAVDGRNQSLTGSVFPQLVLDVTHTLCLFDMSNVADIGILTGSSVSWWLGLVLATIHLWYLSLYRIQRTQELLARRLYEGGFIEQSLLLNTRFDVQKTVRQKKFRPLDPVKLFLCATMWHETSDEMMNLIISFFRLDKFSPRKEGETSDITFEGHIYFDDAFRNVPGSRGRHVNEFAETLVEIIREVYSIFMNIDKGLFRKQQQIPDQKLVRTPYGGRVVVTMPHGNILVVHFKDKELIRHKKRWSQVMYMYYLLGWKVAAKYYNRLGEREDEAELKREFEKEKNNTYLLALDGDTDFQPAAVMLLVDRLKVYPRVGAACGRIHPTGSGPMVWYQKFEYAVSHWLQKTAEHVFGCVLCSPGCFSLYRAAAIMDDNVMKTYTIKSTKAYHYIQYDQGEDRWLCTLMLKQGWRVEFNAASDAYTKAPQEFKEFYNQRRRWGPSSMASIADLLGSSTEITSRNPSMSKLFMLYQLISLASSILAPSTVVLMIAGGLTLMFNIDPNVALVLSVIPPAIFLGISFKIKSDTQIHIAAVMSILYAVLMMIVAFNIIGTMVREQTIVSPSSLFVIIIAMMYLVTAILHPQEVSLVVHGFLYIICIPSAYLLLSIYSMVNMNNVSWGTRETAPAAPGPGAAKPIAAAPQSTAQKAKSTFRRFFSNAKCCQKLCRRGRAEKLINNQENMNVESSEPQPPPQNTIVNESRPENEQRQEEPSFTCAHQCWVTQLQSLSDDMRLQEDTLDKDEEQFFKDLIVKYLEPLLENKEKQKIMSGKLRSLRNKVTFFYFLCNAFWLVATFTLQLIASSVFIQLPKIDMHLHFTGEYLHIDPLGFMFTLTFSFLVLMQFIAMLYHRIYTLIHFAAFLNTESMSEKQNHQEVKDDEADDSNNLVFPSVLDSSQDEGTLV; this is encoded by the exons ATGGATGAAGACAGGACCTTGCCCAA GAGGCCGTGGGATACCTGTCGAGAACTCCCCGTCATTGAAGATGAACAAACTCCCTGGAAGCTGATCCAAATACTAAAGaccttctctttctgtgtagtcgctgtgtttgtgtttgggttGGCTTTATGTAGCAAG acaTCTTTCCTCCTGCTTATCACTTTGTCGAATGAAGGCACAAAGACCCTCCTAGCTGAGCAGAAACCTGTTGCTCTGTTGTGCATCGGCTGCTCGCTCATCGCCTCCAGCGTCCTTCTCTTACTAAAGAGCATCTGGAAGGCGTGCTATAAATCCTCAAAGCTGCCGgccaaaaaaacattatctaTG GTTCTGTTTCTTGAATTTCTGGTCTCTCTGGGTGCAGCGATTCTCACCATCGTAGCGATGCCACATTTGGACATTGTGACTAATGTGACAATCCTAAATGGTGTAGCCCTTCTCTCTGCGCTCCTACAGGTGATTGCTCAGTGTACTGCCAAGGAAAGAAACCGCTTC TTGGGACCATCCATCGCTGCCTTCGTCCTCATTGTGCTCGGTTATGTGCTGTTTCTCACCTTATACATAAAGAAGAATCCTACTGACATGAAGATGGCTATGTGGGTTGGTCTGGCCGTTGGTGGGTCTTTCTTGGTGTCCTTTAACTGGTGGGAGAACTACTTCAGAAAcatcagtgaaaacagcagctctgccttcTTAAAAGAATTGTGCATAGACATGAGAAGAAGCCAGAACATCCTGCACATCCTCTCCAGCCTGCTCAGGATCATGGTAACGGCCTGTGTGCTTGGAGCCTATGTTCCCCTGTCTAAAATGCATTGGGACATTGTGACCACCATCCCAAGCTTTGAGACAAGGGTGATAGTCATTACAGTGGGGGTCCAGCTGATCTCCTCTGCACTCTGCCATTGGTTTGCATTAGCAGCCTGTAAGATGCACGCCCTGCGACAGTGCTTCATCCTGCCTCTGTACCTGGCCTCTCTAGCTGTCATGGCTCTGTTCGTCATCCCCGTCATTGTTTACTATCAGGACTACAGAATAAGTCTGAATGGGGCGGCAAACTTTACACACTACTGCAACGTAGCTGTGGATGGAAGAAACCAAAGTCTGACTGGTAGCGTGTTCCCACAACTGGTTTTGGATGTTACACACACTCTGTGCCTCTTTGACATGTCCAACGTGGCTGACATTGGAATTCTCACAG GTTCATCTGTGTCCTGGTGGCTCGGTCTTGTGTTGGCCACTATCCACCTATGGTACCTCAGTCTGTACCGCATCCAGAGGACTCAGGAGCTGTTGGCCAGAAGGCTGTATGAAGGAGGATTTATAGAGCAGTCACTGCTTTTAAACACTCGATTTGATGTCCAGAAAACTGTAAGGCAGAAGAA ATTCAGACCATTAGACCCTGTGAAATTGTTCCTCTGTGCGACCATGTGGCATGAGACCTCTGACGAGATGAtgaatttaatcatttcatttttcag ACTGGACAAGTTCAGTCCAAGAAAGGAAGGAGAAACAAGCGACATAACTTTTGAAGGTCACATCTACTTTGACGACGCCTTCAGAAATGTTCCAGGGAGCAGAGGGCGCCACGTCAATGAATTTGCAGAGACGCTTGTGGAAATTATCAGAGAGGTTTACAG CATCTTCATGAACATCGATAAAGGCCTCTttaggaagcagcagcagatccCTGATCAGAAACTGGTGAGGACACCATATGGAGGTCGAGTGGTGGTCACCATGCCTCATGGAAACATTCTGGTGGTTCACTTCAAGGACAAGGAACTAATCCGCCACAAAAAGAGATGGTCTCAG GTCATGTACATGTACTACCTCCTGGGCTGGAAAGTTGCAGCCAAGTATTACAATAGGTTGGGGGAAAGAGAGGACGAGGCTGAGTTAAAAAGAGAGTTTGAG aaagagaagaacaataCCTACCTGCTAGCTTTAGACGGGGACACAGACTTTCAACCCGCTGCTGTGATGCTGCTTGTTGATCGCCTGAAGGTGTACCCACGTGTTGGGGCAGCATGTGGCAGGATTCACCCCACAGGATCAG GTCCGATGGTTTGGTACCAGAAGTTTGAATACGCTGTCAGTCACTGGCTtcaaaaaacagcagagcatgTGTTTGGCTGCGTGCTCTGCAGCCCGGGGTGCTTTAGCTTGTACAGAGCGGCGGCGATTATGGACGACAACGTCATGAAAACATATACCATCAAGTCCACTAAGGCTTACCACTACATCCAGTACGACCAGG GTGAAGATCGTTGGCTGTGCACTCTGATGCTGAAGCAGGGATGGAGGGTGGAGTTCAATGCAGCTTCAGATGCCTACACCAAGGCCCCGCAGGAGTTCAAAGAATTTTATAACCAG CGTCGTCGATGGGGTCCATCCTCTATGGCCAGCATTGCTGACTTGCTGGGCTCCAGCACTGAGATCACCAGCAGGAACCCATCCATGTCCAAACTCTTCATGCTCTACCAGCTCATCAGCTTAGCCTCGTCCATCCTGGCACCTTCTACCGTTGTCCTTATGATTGCAG GTGGTTTAACTTTGATGTTCAACATTGACCCCAATGTTGCACTGGTCCTGTCTGTCATACCTCCTGCCATCTTTCTTGGTATCAGCTTCAAGATCAAGTCAGATACTCAGATTCATATTGCAGCAGTCATGAGTATCTTGTACGCCGTCCTCATGATGATAGTAGCATTTAACATAATCG GCACCATGGTGCGGGAACAAACCATCGTGTCTCCCAGCAGCCTCTTTGTCATCATTATAGCAATGATGTACCTCGTCACTGCAATCCTGCATCCACAGGAGGTTAGCCTGGTAGTCCATGGCTTTCTTTACATCATCTGCATCCCCAGTGCATACCTACTGCTGTCTATTTACTCCATGGTCAACATGAACAATGTGTCCTGGGGCACCAGGGAGACCGCACCTGCAGCTCCTGGGCCTGGAGCTGCTAAACCTATAGCTGCTGCCCCACAGAGTACAGCCCAGAAAG CTAAAAGCACATTCAGAAGGTTCTTCTCAAATGCCAAATGCTGTCAGAAGCTCTGTCGGAGAGGCAGAGCAGAAAAGCTAATTAACAACCAGGAGAACATGAATGTGGAGTCATCAGAGCCTCAACCTCCCCCTCAAAACACGATTGTGAATGAGAGCAGACCGGAGAATGAACAGAG ACAAGAGGAGCCTTCCTTTACCTGTGCACACCAGT GTTGggtcacacagctgcagagtttGTCTGATGACATGCGCCTGCAGGAGGACACGCTGGACAAG GATGAGGAGCAGTTCTTCAAAGACCTGATAGTCAAATACCTGGAGCCTCTGCTtgagaacaaagagaaacagaagataaTGTCTGGGAAACTCAGATCTCTAAGAAACAAG GTGACGTTTTTCTACTTCCTTTGCAATGCCTTCTGGCTCGTAGCGACTTTCACTCTTCAGCTGATAGCGTCGTCCGTCTTCATCCAGCTGCCAAAGATCGACATGCACCTGCACTTTACAGGAGAGTACCTGCACATTGACCCTTTGGGCTTCATGTTCACACTGACCTTCTCATTTCTGGTTCTCATGCAGTTCATCGCCATGCTGTACCACAG aatCTACACCCTGATCCATTTTGCAGCCTTCCTCAACACAGAGTCtatgtctgaaaaacaaaatcaccaaGAG GTCAAAGATGACGAAGCTGATGACAGCAACAATCTTGTGTTTCCAAGTGTGCTGGACAGCAGTCAGGATGAGGGAACTCTAGTGTAA